One stretch of Miscanthus floridulus cultivar M001 chromosome 18, ASM1932011v1, whole genome shotgun sequence DNA includes these proteins:
- the LOC136522909 gene encoding RING-H2 finger protein ATL13-like codes for MDASPAPPSPPPGSLAIERKLSPGVLLLIAILAMVFFIFGLLNLLAQNLLRLRRARRRRRQVGDAAAAAADGSSPTAFQGQLQQLFHLHDAGVDQAFIDALPVFPYRAVAVGRRARAAAKDDGDPFDCAVCLCEFADDDKLRLLPTCGHAFHVPCIDAWLLSHSTCPLCRGSILAEADYSYSSPSSSSLLLLHHSYGLAETAARDGGDPGDRGSDESPKDDAEEIVEVKLGKLRCVDGNASARDLAPDGTGSSNGGRGSFGQRRCLSMGSYEYVMGDHAALRVTIKATPKRRPASSRSSRRRHALSACDLGCPKKAGAWETAVTEAGAASLSRDSFSMSKIWMASVARREEDGGRPGSAAEPAAGERRAASFRWPAMASSCKRHRRDEEPCDVEAGGPGESGASSLAEERPPSVPRAAMLWVAGGRQGSHS; via the coding sequence ATGGACGCTTCTCCtgcaccgccgtcgccgccaccggGGTCTCTCGCCATCGAGCGGAAGCTGAGCCCGGGGGTGCTCCTCCTCATCGCGATCCTGGCCATGGTCTTCTTCATCTTCGGCCTGCTCAACCTGCTGGCGCAGAACCTGCTGCGCCTGCGGCgagcgcgccggcgccggcgccaggtcggggacgccgcggcggcggcggccgacggCAGCAGCCCCACGGCGTTCCAGGGCCAGCTCCAGCAGCTGTTCCACCTCCATGACGCGGGCGTCGACCAGGCCTTCATCGACGCGCTGCCCGTCTTCCCCTACCGCGCCGTCGCCGTGGGccgccgcgcgcgcgccgccgccaagGACGACGGCGACCCGTTCGACTGCGCCGTCTGCCTCTGCGAGTTCGCCGACGACGACAAGCTCCGCCTGCTCCCGACGTGCGGCCACGCGTTCCACGTGCCCTGCATCGACGCCTGGCTGCTCTCGCACTCCACGTGCCCGCTCTGCCGCGGCAGCATCCTCGCCGAGGCCGACTACTCCTACTCCagcccgtcgtcgtcgtccttgcTCCTGCTCCACCACTCGTATGGCCTCGCCGAGACGGCCGCCAGGGACGGCGGTGATCCGGGAGATAGAGGCAGCGACGAGTCACCCAAGGACGACGCGGAGGAGATCGTGGAGGTGAAGCTGGGCAAGCTCAGGTGCGTCGACGGCAATGCCAGTGCCAGGGACCTCGCGCCCGACGGCACAGGTAGTAGCAATGGCGGCAGGGGAAGTTTCGGGCAGAGGCGGTGCCTGTCCATGGGATCCTACGAGTACGTCATGGGCGACCACGCCGCGCTCCGCGTCACCATCAAGGCGACCCCGAAGAGGAGGCCCGCGAGCTCCAGGTCGTCGCGCCGCCGCCACGCGCTGTCGGCGTGCGACCTCGGGTGCCCCaagaaggcgggcgcgtgggagaCGGCCGTCACGGAGGCCGGCGCCGCGAGCCTGAGCAGGGACAGCTTCTCCATGTCCAAGATCTGGATGGCGTCGGTCGCCAGGAGAGAGGAGGACGGTGGCCGCCCTGGCTCCGCGGCGGAACCGGCCGCCGGCGAGAGACGCGCGGCGTCGTTCCGGTGGCCGGCGATGGCCTCAAGCTGCAAGAGGCACCGCAGAGACGAGGAGCCTTGCGACGTCGAGGCAGGTGGCCCCGGGGAGAGTGGCGCGTCGTCTCTTGCAGAAGAGAGGCCGCCGTCGGTGCCTAGGGCGGCGATGCTTTGGGTCGCCGGCGGGAGGCAGGGAAGCCATTCGTGA